The sequence TCATATTGGTGGTTTACGGGTTATTCGCGTGGTCGCCGTTGACTGTGCATGCAGCCGCTGCTGAAGCAACCCTGGACCAGGCCGCAACAACGGTGGCCGAGGCGCCCAATAGCGCGGCAGGCGACAACGGGAGCCTGCGGTTCAACGGTTCGAACGACGTGGTTCGGGTCGCCAAGCCTCTCCCGTTAGGGGAAACCTTTACCTTGGCGGGTTGGGTGAATAGGACCGTCAGCAACCTGGATCAGGAGGTCATCGCGACGCTGAACGATCCCGCCGACGGGCGCCGGCTTTACGCGGTGGTGATCGACGGACATGGGGATCTGTGCGGATCACCCGAAGGGCAGTACGTTTTCTTGATAGGGGAGGGGGGTGAAAACCCACCCCTCTGTTCCCACGTCGTCGCCGAGCTGGGACGGTGGCATCACGTTGCCATCACCCAAGTCAATCCCCACGATCATCGGTTACTGATCGATGGCCGCCTAACGGTAAGCGATAGCCGATCCGCAGTCGTTCATGCTGGCGCAGCCACGCTGAGTTTTGGTAGCGCAGAAGGATTTGGGGACGCCTTTGGAGGCTTGCTCCACGGGATGAGCTTGACCGCCCGTCCGTTGTTGATCGACTTCGTTCCCGAGCGCCAGCCTTTAACCGTGACACCGGAGACAATTGCCCTGTGGAGTTTTGGGGATGGTGCCGGACGAATGGTCAAGGACCGGACCGGACACGGCTATGACGGACTGGTAAGCGTGCGTAAGGGACGCCCCAGCCCGGGCAGCGACGAACCGGGACCCAAGTGGTCCTCGGACACGCCGTCCCGAACATGGGACACCCTGCCATGAGTTCAACGGAGCCGTTCCAGCACGAACCACTTTTTAATTGGAGACAGAGTGTCCTATGAAGCGCACGACCACCTCTCTCGTACTCCTAAGCAGTCTGCTAGGGCCTACGGTTCAGGCCGCTTACATCGTGACTGATCTCGGTACCCTTGGCGGCGGTTACAGCGGCGCCTATGGCATCAATGCCAGTGGCCAAGTCGTGGGAACTGCCAAGCTAGCCGACGGCGCCCCGCACGCGTTCCTCTACAGCGGCGGGCAGATGGTCGACCTTGGTACCCTCGGCGGTGGCTACAGTGGTGCTTATGGCATCAATGCCAGTGGCCAAGTCGTAGGTGATTCCGAAACTTCCAGCGGTGCTCGGCACGCTTTTTTGTATGGCCAGGGCGGTATGGTCGACCTTGGCACCCTTGGGGGCAACTTCAGCTATGGCAACGGCATCAATGCCGGCGGCCAGGTGGTGGGGTCTTCCGATACCGCCGACGGTGCGCATCATGCCTTCCTCTACAGTGGCGGGCAGATGTTCGACCTTGGGACCCTCGGCGGCCGCTACAGCTTTGGCAACGGCATCAACGACAGTGGTCAAGTTGTGGGAGCGGCCGATACGGCGGGCGGCGCCCAGCACGCGTTCCTCTATAGCGGTGGGCAGATGTTTGATCTTGGTACCCTGGGCGGCCGCTACAGCGTTGGCAACGGCATCAATGCCGGCGGCCAGGTGGTGGGGTCTTCCGATACCGCCGACGGCGCGTATCATGCCTTCCTCTACAGCGGTGGGCAGATGCTCGACCTAGGGACCCTCGGCGGCGGCTATAGCTCCGGCAATGGCATCAACGACAGCGGCCAGGTCGTCGGCGATTCCATAACGGCGGACCAGAGCCTCCATGCCTTCCTGTACAGCGGTGGGCAGATGGTGGACCTGAATGCCTTGGTTGCCGCCGACGCTGGTTGGACTCTCACCTCAGCGCTAGGGATTAACGGCCAGGGGCAGATCGTCGGTTATGGCTTTGATGGGCAGGGCAATACCCACGCCCTTCTATTGACGCCCGCAGTGGCGGTGGTTTCGAGTCCCGACACCGTGTCGCTCGTTAGCATGGGATTGGTGGGATTCGGTTTCGTGTGCCGCCGTAGCAGGAGTTACCGGTGACCTTGAGACGCTCCTGAACGTCATTGTTGGCTGGGAATCGTCGGCATCACTGCTGAGGAGAGAGCGCCTGCCGTCAGGGGCCAGGCTGAAAGCTGAATTCGTTGGCCTAGGCGATCCCCGGCGGCGTGTAGGGTGTGGGGGCACGGCCGGCCTCTCAACGGGGCGAGCCCTTGCCCCCGACGTTTCCGGAAAAATGGACCACGGCGACTTTCAATCAGGTGGAAGAAGTGGGCGCCAAGGTTGAGAATAGCGCATGCTGGGATTGAATGCAGAAGCCCTCTAGAGTAAGTGGAGGCATTCCCCGATCCGACGGTTCCGGAGGGTAGGGGTGGCCATTGACGGAAGCCGGGACCGCCCTGGAAGCGGCGAGATGCCGGCGGGTGATCGTTTTGAAGGGAGGAAGCCATGCGTAGAAGGCGTGCCATTTGGAAGGTCATATGGCCACTTGCCCTCATCCCATCGACGGGCGCGCCGGCGCAAGGCCCATCGCCCGATGAGCGCGCCCGACAGACCGAACAGCAGATGACGGACGACGAGCGCTTCTCGCTCCTCATCAGTCTCATGGGCGCAGTTCCCTCGATCGGCGTCCCACGCGACAAGCGCATCCCACCTGAAGTTGGCAACATGAGCGCCGGCTATACGCCCGGCATCCCTCGGCTCGGTGTCCCGGCCTTGCAAAGCAGCGACGCCAGCATGGGGGTAACCAACCCCGGATATCGCCCCGACGACAAGGGCGCGACCGCTTTCCCCGCATCGATCGCCGTCGGCTCGAGCTTCAATCCCAAGCTAGCGCGCGAAGGCGGCGCGGCAATCGGTCGCGAGGCGCGCTCACGCGGCTTCAACATCCAACTGGCAGGCGGCATCAATCTCCATCGCGATGTGCGCAACGGCCGCAACTTCGAGTACTACTCGGAGGATCCGCTGGTCAGCGCTGTCTTAGGTGCCGAGGCCGTCAACGGCATCCAGGGCGAGGGCGTCATCTCGACGCTCAAGCACTACACGCTCAACTGCAACGAGACCAATCGCCACTGGCTCGACGCGATCATCGACCCGGCCGCGCACCGCGAGTCGGATCTGCTGGCGTTCCAGATCGCGATCGAGCGCTCGCAGCCGGGCGCGATCATGAGCGGCTACAACAAGGTCAATGGCGAGTATCTCAGCGGGAACCGCTACCTGCTCAACGAAGTGCTTAAGGGTGCCTGGGGCTATAAGGGCTATGGGATGTCTGACTGGGGCGCAGTGCCGGAGTGGGACTACGCGCTCAAGGGGCTCGACCAGGAATCCGGTATCCAGATGGACGTTAAGCAGTGGGGCGCCGAAGCGTTCACCGACCGCCTGAAGAAGGCTTATGCCGAGGGCAAATTACCGAAGGAGCGCCTGTCGGACATGGTGCGCCGCATCCTGCGCTCGGCGTACGCAGTTGGCATCGACCAATGGGGCCCGGCGCCGACGGTGGATCTCGCCAAGCACAACGAAATCGCGCTCGAGATCGCCCGGCAGGGCATTGTGGTGCTGAAGAACGACGGGGTGCTGCCGCTCCCGACGGACAAGCCGCTGAAGATCGGGGTCATCGGCGGATATGCGCAGCTTGGTGTGCCGAGCGGCACCGGTTCCGGTGCTGTTCTCCCGGTGGGTGGCTTCGCGGCAACCTTGAACATCGGAGGCGCTCACGGTTTCATGGGGGCCGCCCGCAACCTCTATCTCATGCCCTCAGCGCCGCTGACCGAGCTGAAGAAGCTGTTGCCCCAGGCTCAGATCGAATTCGACGGCGGCTACATGCCTTTAGAGTCCGCCTTTCTCGCGCGGCGCTCCGACCTGGTGATCGCCTTCGGGATTCGGGTCGAGGGCGAAGGCTTCGACCTTCCCGACATGTCGTTGCCGTGGGGGCAGGACGCACTGATCGACGCCGTCGCTGCTGCGAATCCGAATACTATCGTGGTGCTGGAAACGGGCAACCCGGTGTCCATGCCTTGGCGCAGCAAGGTCAAGGCGATCGTGCAGGCCTGGTACCCAGGGCAGGCGGGCGGCCAGGCCATTGCCGAGGTGCTCACCGGCAAGGTCAATCCCTCGGGCCGGCTGCCGATTACGTTCCCCGCGAGCCTCGCCCAAACGCCCCGACCGAAGCTCCCCGGCATCGAGACTCCCTGGGGGACGCCAACGACGGTTCGCTACGACGAGGGTGCCGAGGTCGGCTACCGCTGGTACGCGCA is a genomic window of Candidatus Methylocalor cossyra containing:
- a CDS encoding beta-glucosidase family protein produces the protein MTDDERFSLLISLMGAVPSIGVPRDKRIPPEVGNMSAGYTPGIPRLGVPALQSSDASMGVTNPGYRPDDKGATAFPASIAVGSSFNPKLAREGGAAIGREARSRGFNIQLAGGINLHRDVRNGRNFEYYSEDPLVSAVLGAEAVNGIQGEGVISTLKHYTLNCNETNRHWLDAIIDPAAHRESDLLAFQIAIERSQPGAIMSGYNKVNGEYLSGNRYLLNEVLKGAWGYKGYGMSDWGAVPEWDYALKGLDQESGIQMDVKQWGAEAFTDRLKKAYAEGKLPKERLSDMVRRILRSAYAVGIDQWGPAPTVDLAKHNEIALEIARQGIVVLKNDGVLPLPTDKPLKIGVIGGYAQLGVPSGTGSGAVLPVGGFAATLNIGGAHGFMGAARNLYLMPSAPLTELKKLLPQAQIEFDGGYMPLESAFLARRSDLVIAFGIRVEGEGFDLPDMSLPWGQDALIDAVAAANPNTIVVLETGNPVSMPWRSKVKAIVQAWYPGQAGGQAIAEVLTGKVNPSGRLPITFPASLAQTPRPKLPGIETPWGTPTTVRYDEGAEVGYRWYAQQGIKPLYAFGYGLSYTRFSYKNLKVKGGETITATFTVTNTGKRAGADVPQVYLTGIGETKRMRLLGFERVELEPGESKEVTVSADPRLLAHFDGNAGQWRITGGSHKVALGKAADALMLTAQTTLQPRLFGR
- a CDS encoding LamG-like jellyroll fold domain-containing protein, with translation MVKATILGKSADAVALKTRERVKNTPGRWWMKYQYLILVVYGLFAWSPLTVHAAAAEATLDQAATTVAEAPNSAAGDNGSLRFNGSNDVVRVAKPLPLGETFTLAGWVNRTVSNLDQEVIATLNDPADGRRLYAVVIDGHGDLCGSPEGQYVFLIGEGGENPPLCSHVVAELGRWHHVAITQVNPHDHRLLIDGRLTVSDSRSAVVHAGAATLSFGSAEGFGDAFGGLLHGMSLTARPLLIDFVPERQPLTVTPETIALWSFGDGAGRMVKDRTGHGYDGLVSVRKGRPSPGSDEPGPKWSSDTPSRTWDTLP